The genomic interval ACTTTCTGGGAAGGAACAGGAAATGTCGACGTAATCAATAATACTAAATATCAAACGGATTTTTGGAGTGTTGATGATGTAGGATCGAATAAAGGAACTCGATTGTTAAATGCTTGGTCTGTAGACAATCCGAATTCTACAATTCCAGCTTTGACAACTGTTGATAGAAATGCAGAAAACAGATTTTCAACTTATTATGTAGAAAACGGAAGTTATCTAAAATTAAGAGTTCTGCAATTAGGTTACAACCTTCCAAAAGATTTTCTAAAGAAAATAAATATGGAAAGTTTTAGAGTGTACATCAGCGGACAAAATTTACTGATTTTAGATTCGAAAAATTTTACAGGAGTTGATCCAGAAAATGCAGGATTTGGTTATCCTCAGCCTACCACTTTTACTGCTGGTCTTAATTTTACTTTATAATAAAATATTGAAAATGAAAAAAATACTATATATATCAGGATTTTTAGTGATGGTTTTATTCGCTTCCTGTTCCGATTTTTTAGAAAATAATCCGCGAGGAGTTTTATCAGAAGATGATATTGTAACGCCAGAAACAATCGAAGGATTTATGAATGCAGCTTATGCGCAATTAGGAAACGATCATTACGATTCGCCTTATAGTTTGTGGCCTTTTGGAAACGTTCGTTCTGATGATGCGTACAAAGGCGGAAGTGGTACAAATGATATTCAGGTTTTTCACTTTTTTGAAGTTTCGAATAACATCAGACCTGATTTTGGAGAATTAGACACTTTTTGGTACAACAGTTACGTTGGAGTTGGGAGAGCCAATAAAGCTTTAAAAGCTTTGGAACAAATCTCAGAAGCTGATTTTCCGTTGAAAAAAACACGTATTGCGGAAATGCGTTTTTTAAGAGCACATTTTTATTTTATGCTGAAAATTATGTTTAGAAATGTGCCTTACATAACTGAGGATATTCCAGTTGAAGAATACAAAACTATCTCAAACGTAGCACTTACAAACGAAGAACTTTGGAATAGAATTGCAGAAGATTTTCAGGCTGCTGCCGATGCTTTGCCAGAAACTCAACCGCAAGTTGGTCGCGCGACACAAAAAGCGGCATACGCTTATTTAGCCAAAACACGTTTGTATCAAGCGTATACGCAAGATGATAATTTTAAAGTTACAGGAATCAATCAACAGCATTTGCAGGAAGTAATTGCGGCTACAGAAAAAGTAATCGGAAAAGCAACTTTAGAACCTGATTTTGCCAATAACTTTTTGCCTGGAACTTATGAAAATGGACCAGAATCGATTTTCTCTATTCAGTTTTCTGATAATGATGGCACTTTATACGGAAGATTGAATTTTTCAGATGTGCTTTCAACTCCTCAAGGTTTAGGATGTTGCGATTTTCATAAACCAAGTCAGAACTTAGTTAATGCTTTTAAAACTGGAGCAGATGGTTTGCCTCAATTTGATACTTACAACAATCAAGATTTTGATTATAAGAACAGAAATGCAAACACGGTAGATCCAAGATTGTATCATACGGTTGCCATGCCAGGCTTGCCTTATAAATACGATCCAGAATATGTTTATGTTGAATCTTGGGTTCGTTCTCCGGGAACATACGGTTATTTTGCTTCTTTAAAAGAAAATGTGGCACCAAGCTGTAGTTGTTTTGTCAATATTGATCCGTTTTACGGAAATTCAAAAAACAGAATTCAAATTCGCTATGCCGACGTGATTTTAATGCGTGCCGAAGCTTTGATTGAAGCAGGAAGACAAGCAGAAGCTTTGCCTTTAATTAATGAAATTCGTCAAAGAGCGGCGCAAAGTACAGGCAGACTTCCGTACGCAAACAACTTTAAAATAAGCACTTATGTTGACGGAGTTAATTGCAATTGGACACAAGATTTTGCCCGCAAAGCAATGCGATGGGAACGAAGATTAGAATTGGCAATGGAAGGCAGCCGATTCTTTGATTTGGTTCGTTGGGGCGTTACAGACCAAGTTTTAAACACTTTTTACGCAGGAGAAAAATCAAAACGCACTTATTATCAAGATGCTAATTTTGATGCACAGAAAGAGGAATATTGTCCAATTCCTTTAAAACAAATTAATTTCAGCCAAGGACTTTACAAACAAAATCCAGGCTATTAAAGGCAAAAAATAAAAAACAATATATTAAATAATTTTAGAATGAATAACGGAAAAAGCCTTAAAGCAGTAGCTTATGGAGAGGTGCTTTGGGATGTTTTTGAAAACGAAAAGAAGATTGGCGGAGCTCCACTGAATGTGGCGCTTCGAATGAAAACATTTGGATGCGAAGTTGCCATGATTAGTTGTGTAGGAAATGATGAAGACGGAAAAGCAATTATCAATCAGGTAAAAAGTTTAGGACTTAAAACAGACAGTATTGTTATAGCAGAAGATTTTCCGACTGGATTGGTTCAAGTTACACTAAATGAACGTGGATCTGCGAGTTACGAAATTAATTATCCATCAGCTTGGGATAAAATTGTGCTTAATAACACAGCAAGAAAACTTGTCGAAGAAGCAGAGGTTTTAATTTATGGAAGCTTGGTTTGCCGTGATGCTATTTCTCGAAATGCTTTAGAAGAATTGTTGCAGACAAATGTTTACAAAGTTTTTGACGTCAATTTAAGAAAACCTCATTATTCTTATGAAATTCTGAATCGGTTAATGCAGTCTGCCAATTTTATTAAGTTTAATGATGAAGAGTTATTAGAAATTGCCTCTGCTCTAAATTCACCTTTTGAAAGTCTGGAAGAAAATATGCATTTCATTCTAAAACAAAGCAATGCCGAGGCTATGTGCGTTACTAAAGGAAAGCATGGAGCATTATTACTTTGGAAAGGTAAAATCTATGAAAATGAAGGATATCCAATTAAAGTCGCTGATACCGTGGGGGCGGGAGATTCTTTTTTAGCGGCTTTAATTACTTCTTTATTAAATGGGAACGAACCTCAAAATGCCATCGATTTTGCTTGCGCAGTAGGAGCTTTGGTAGCAGAATCTCCAGGAGCAAATCCGGATATTTCGAATTCTAAAATCGAAAATTTAATGGTGAAATAAAAGTGTAAAACTTATATTTCTTTTGTGGAAAGCCTTAAACAGTTTATTGTTTAAGGCTTTTTGGTTTTTAATTTATCTCAAATTAAAGTTGAAAAAAAAATACACTTTATTTGGTATACTAAAACGTTTTAGTATATTTGCGATTCTTTCTTTCTATTTTGAATAAATCAAATAAATTTAAATACATAATTATTAATCAAAAAAATAATAACTAAATATTTAATGACATTCGGATTTAATTAAGATAAAATAGAATAATTAGTAAAAGATAATTTTCAATTTAACCAAGTTGTAATTGCGCATGAAAACCAAAACTTTACTTTATTACTCTTTACTATTTTTTTTCGCTTTGCAGATAACTTACAGTCAAGATTGGCCAAATCTTACTCGATATAAAGAAGAAAATGCCAAAGTTCCTATTTTAAGTTCTAAAGATCATAGCCGTGTGGTTTTTATGGGGAATTCTATAACTGAAGGTTGGATAAACAAAAGACCAGATTTTTTCAATTCTAAAAAATATATCAATAGAGGAATCAGCGGGCAGACTACACCGCAAATGCTTCTTCGTTTCAGGCAAGATGTAATTGCGCTAAAACCAGCTGTTGTTGTTATTTTGGCAGGAATAAATGATATTGCAGAAAACACAGGTCCATATTCCGTTGACGCTACTTCTGGCAATATATTTTCGATGTGCGAATTGGCAAAACAAAACGGTATAAAAGTTATTGTTTGTTCGATTTTACCAGCATTAGATTTTCAATGGAGAAAAGGAATGCAGCCTGCTCCAAAAGTAATTGCATTAAACAAAATCATTAAATCATACGCAGAAAAAAATAAACTCTTTTATGTAGATTATTATTCGGCTATGGTCAATGATGAAATGGGTTTAAAAGCAGAATTGTGTACAGACGGTGTTCATCCAAATGAAGCTGGATACGCTGTTATGGAGCCAATTTTAGAAAAAATAATTGCAAAAGCGCTTAAAAAGTAAATGACTTCATTCTCTTGTTTTAAATTAAAAAGGAGAGTTTTTCTTTAGTTCAACCGAATGAGTTCATGGAAATAGTATTGTTTTTTGACAATAAAGTATCAAATGCTAAAAAACTTTCTTTTTAGGTTTGAAATGTTATTTATAAAGCTTTAAAAAGACGCCACGTTTGCAATTGAATAGATTAAACAATTAAAAATAATTAAGCGATTAATTATAGAAATAATTTAAAAAATAGTAGAAATGTCAATAACAATAGGTGTAGA from Flavobacterium sp. YJ01 carries:
- a CDS encoding RagB/SusD family nutrient uptake outer membrane protein — protein: MKKILYISGFLVMVLFASCSDFLENNPRGVLSEDDIVTPETIEGFMNAAYAQLGNDHYDSPYSLWPFGNVRSDDAYKGGSGTNDIQVFHFFEVSNNIRPDFGELDTFWYNSYVGVGRANKALKALEQISEADFPLKKTRIAEMRFLRAHFYFMLKIMFRNVPYITEDIPVEEYKTISNVALTNEELWNRIAEDFQAAADALPETQPQVGRATQKAAYAYLAKTRLYQAYTQDDNFKVTGINQQHLQEVIAATEKVIGKATLEPDFANNFLPGTYENGPESIFSIQFSDNDGTLYGRLNFSDVLSTPQGLGCCDFHKPSQNLVNAFKTGADGLPQFDTYNNQDFDYKNRNANTVDPRLYHTVAMPGLPYKYDPEYVYVESWVRSPGTYGYFASLKENVAPSCSCFVNIDPFYGNSKNRIQIRYADVILMRAEALIEAGRQAEALPLINEIRQRAAQSTGRLPYANNFKISTYVDGVNCNWTQDFARKAMRWERRLELAMEGSRFFDLVRWGVTDQVLNTFYAGEKSKRTYYQDANFDAQKEEYCPIPLKQINFSQGLYKQNPGY
- a CDS encoding carbohydrate kinase translates to MNNGKSLKAVAYGEVLWDVFENEKKIGGAPLNVALRMKTFGCEVAMISCVGNDEDGKAIINQVKSLGLKTDSIVIAEDFPTGLVQVTLNERGSASYEINYPSAWDKIVLNNTARKLVEEAEVLIYGSLVCRDAISRNALEELLQTNVYKVFDVNLRKPHYSYEILNRLMQSANFIKFNDEELLEIASALNSPFESLEENMHFILKQSNAEAMCVTKGKHGALLLWKGKIYENEGYPIKVADTVGAGDSFLAALITSLLNGNEPQNAIDFACAVGALVAESPGANPDISNSKIENLMVK
- a CDS encoding SGNH/GDSL hydrolase family protein — its product is MKTKTLLYYSLLFFFALQITYSQDWPNLTRYKEENAKVPILSSKDHSRVVFMGNSITEGWINKRPDFFNSKKYINRGISGQTTPQMLLRFRQDVIALKPAVVVILAGINDIAENTGPYSVDATSGNIFSMCELAKQNGIKVIVCSILPALDFQWRKGMQPAPKVIALNKIIKSYAEKNKLFYVDYYSAMVNDEMGLKAELCTDGVHPNEAGYAVMEPILEKIIAKALKK